A window from Toxoplasma gondii ME49 chromosome IX, whole genome shotgun sequence encodes these proteins:
- a CDS encoding hypothetical protein (encoded by transcript TGME49_290910), producing METQAASLQSPLALATQKAEAQTVRNASAGADASDPRSQPSSVHTPGEEGWCEGASASLGDRPAKASAARNGKSVRFSSSSDRETSPVVSLDTATSAEDIHRRQSHRSQDRGEANEKRPCGASASSLAPSCPGEEPRDSERGDIGRRDEELGNEGGEGAWVSGGDDGGGRKRVVLRERAGPLSVCLPRSPEERINALLSLSLDEAAAAMNADARRLRNGRGTARAIRQITPHGEDAEVAGGISNSRSVLGQSLSAGLRRPRIRVATRENRHEEIHDEGDETLDEAEEDDADIAPWLRAFRKTLLLPLSVGTRGWKCLDRVEVGEPLADAALLAFAGSRGLSETDIRLLFEPFHPTAVLQLVPPPFFLVLFPSAAAAHAALHQRGENCMHLLSAGAEQLRRLQAEAVASRAAARRRLTGRRRMRDKKFVQERKGGDGRGKPGERGNEATGGGLRAEGKEEEEEGMTVDMQMEKETGTAEENDENEEMEEGEVEDEEEEGQKETAVDEADLPEVFWLLGDVETHVGSKATEEFKRQAECWRRTLPILPVSSPRTATRLLLRVATAQELERCAQALSYAAVFSSPSALPSRPFHRDSPTQNYRQLPTSAPAEANTLSLSALPGLSPASMHEGENGNGTPRFCRSTPSWTSNLSADAVGKTLRKERREKGREPETKIARDARGHPRLNAGRDFEEENDRTRGRKNLEEAELQRDQKLLTTLGGDFRSRVLHQRGGPDLGKESAGVCQPSVDKCGKAASSEADRERSLWSKRLKERGGRSHGLLSRFKNVSSPRPAESAIRRVSPFSHFLLTDGRERSVPRSASRFSPRFSPGVSRRVASASRRTDARADKSQFAEIRSGSHWGGREGDSDRGRRRSRSRGDEQRGRRLPVERSRRFFARSRSRDHARLSSPDRSSSRVRSSSRRKAIWRGQSREKIYESRKRNLSAASNTVNEWRRKHFRSKQSD from the exons CTCTTGATACCGCGACTTCCGCTGAGGACATCCACAGGCGCCAGAGTCACCGAAGTCAAGACCGAGGAGAGGCAAACGAGAAACGCCCCTGCGGAGCGTCCGCCTCTTCCTTAGCACCCTCCTGTCCAGGCGAAGAACCTCGAGACAGCGAACGTGGAGACATAGGAcgccgagacgaagaacttggaaacgaaggaggTGAAGGTGCATGGGTTTCAGGAGGAGACGATGGAggcgggaggaagagagttGTTCTGCGCGAGAGAGCAgggcctctctctgtgtgcctGCCGAGAAGTCCGGAAGAGCGAATCAACGCGCTGTTGAGTCTGTCTCTGGACGAAGCCGCAGCGGCGATGAACGCGGACGCCCGGCGTCTTCGAAACGGCAGAGGCACAGCGCGAGCTATTCGCCAAATCACACCAcatggagaagacgcagaggttGCAGGAGGCATTTCGAACTCTCGCAGTGTTCTGGGGCAAAGTCTGAGCGCAGGGTTGAGGCGACCGCGGATTCGAGTTGCCACGAGAGAGAATCGACATGAAGAAATACAcgatgaaggagacgaaacgctcgacgaagcagaagaggatgACGCTGACATCGCCCCGTGGCTGCGAGCTTTCAGAAAaacgcttctccttcctctcagtGTTGGAACGCGTGGATGGAAATGCCTTGACCGCGTCGAAGTTGGCGAACCC CTCGCGGACGCAGCCTTGCTGGCCTTCGCGGGCTCGCGCGGCTTGTCAGAGACAGACATACGTCTGCTCTTCGAGCCGTTCCACCCCACAGCGGTGCTGCAGCTGGtccctcctcccttcttcctcgtgctcttcccctccgctgcggcggcgcatgcggcgCTGCACCAACGCGGcgaaaactgcatgcatctgcttTCCGCGGGAGCAGAGCAGCTCCGACGGCTCCAGGCAGAGGCCGTCGCCTCGCGGGCCGCAGCCAGGCGCCGCCTCACAGGGAGGCGGCGCATGCGTGACAAGAAGTTCgttcaagagagaaaaggaggtgACGGCCGAGGGAAGCCTGGAGAGCGAGGCAACGAGGCCACCGGGGGGGGACTGCGagcagagggaaaagaagaggaggaagaagggatgACTGTTGACATGCAGatggaaaaggagacagggacagCGGAGGAAAATGACGAGAATGAGGAGatggaggaaggcgaggttgaagacgaagaagaagaagggcagaaagaaacagcagTGGATGAAGCAGATCTTCCAGAGGTATTTTGGCTACTGGGAGATGTCGAAACACACGTGGGCTCGAAAGCAACAGAAGAATTCAAACGACAAGCTGAGTGCTGGAGACG AACGCTGCCGATTCTGCCTGTTTCGTCGCCGCGGACTGCAACGCGTCTGCTGCTCCGGGTGGCGACAGCGCAGGAACTGGAGCGCTGCGCCCAAGCTCTGTCGTACGCTGCTGTTTTTTCGAGTCCCAGTGCTCTCCCGTCTCGCCCGTTTCACAGAGACTCGCCGACGCAGAATTACAGGCAACTTCCGACCAGCGCCCCGGCAGAAGCAAACACACTCAGCCTCTCGGCTCTTCCTggcctctctcccgcctccatgcacgagggagaaaacgggaaCGGAACGCCGCGCTTCTGCCGTTCGACTCCGAGCTGGACTTCCAACTTGTCTGCCGACGCTGTCGGAAAAACGCtaaggaaggaaaggcgagagaagggaagggagCCGGAGACAAAAATCGCCCGCGACGCCAGAGGACACCCACGCCTCAATGCAGGCCGAGActtcgaggaagaaaacgaccgaacgagaggaaggaaaaacctcgaagaagccgaacTTCAACGCGACCAAAAACTCTTGACA acacttgGCGGCGATTTTCGGTCGCGCGTTCTTCACCAGCGGGGCGGCCCGGACCTCGGCAAGGAGTCTGCGGGCGTCTGTCAGCCTTCCGT agacaagtGCGGCAAGGCAGCATCTTCGGAAGCGGATCGGGAAAGAAGTCTGTGGAGCAAGAGattgaaagagagaggcgggcgTTCCCATGGCTTGCTCAGCCGTTTCAAAAACGTCTCTTCACCTCGACCGGCAGAGTCCGCGATTCGCCGGGTTTCACCATTCTCTCATTTTCTGCTAACGGACGGCAGGGAACGATCCGTTCCGCGTTCcgcttcgcgtttctcgcctcgGTTTTCTCCTGGAGTTTCGCGTCGCGTTGCTTCGGCGAGTCGAAGAACAGACGCGAGAGCAGACAAGTCGCAGTTCGCGGAGATCCGCAGCGGCTCTCACTGGGGGGGCAGAGAAGGTGACtcagacagaggaagaag ACGAAGTCGTAGCCGTGGTGACGAacaacggggaagaagactccCTGTGGAGAGGTCGCGAAGGTTTTTCGCGCGAAGTCGTTCCCGAGACCACGCCCGCCTCTCATCCCCCGACAGGAGCTCGTCCCGAGTGCGTAGTTCCTCAAGAAGGAAAGCCATCTGGAGAGGGCAGTCTCGCGAAAAGATCTATGAATCAAGGAAGCGAAACCTTTCTGCAGCGTCGAACACAGTCAACGAATGGCGACGGAAGCATTTCCGTTCCAAGCAGAGTGACTGA
- a CDS encoding oxidoreductase, 2OG-Fe(II) oxygenase family protein (encoded by transcript TGME49_290920) yields the protein MDGHGSPALRRESNFFTSAHVPRVHCHDSAGVFEQAVGPPALPQADSPVVCLPVAPEEVQRMEGVCQSPPVRPMHPRLPGNKFRGLRATDPTHAGSSPSAVRPPTASLGVLDAAAVPVAPRRAVRVSGSAKGVVSRDVAAESGRTSSALAGGVIPSIKSLFAFGTTAASALPRSKEAAPAAEKPRAAGPREALRIYRRGPPGVRTPHEPLGYAGAGVPSLSRGQLAFSHLVQQANTPAGAQLPCLLTASRGALAESQLRQGAKIDVNGGSSWVDSAGNLWAVPLVMETSPAAQRPHDSRAGRMASSKRVSFASGVEKRSPSSLIHAASLRAATPALAAGTLPAGRDASQMPEAQTAGAAAVAAPGLHALQGVAHRREVLKVAAEQSKPEGPQGARPGGVAVAHAVASQPREAQMAARVQGLEAAAGPETGHIVGGGESHVLLEFGQAYPDGVLKACKKIVEVNPDTNRVETRLVHKLMIHESPDVFIMPELLTPATCDKLVKMCQGRWQPSKTSRGPLHALPNEYSSGESLSRTSMSVRLAPGETPEVENLENIVAAFAEMPISHLEPLVVVKYEEGEFFKQHHDGHFRRTTILVYLNDVAHGGETEFPHLGLKLSPTKGSAVMWRNVFESNQIDPRVLHAGLPTLAGQKYVINCFFNQRPVRFASPTEGAVNGSLPQLPKSEPRGPASPTGLLASPSVAAAPVDQQNRPRPNLAASAAVPQAIRPGQSPIVECARTISAPRAPQVHALSSADLQNSQVSVQRMQAAVQRASTSVTYTSGGGNCAAVTAGPRLAGVPTTGACATNRAHTLRVIPEMPQYPLGEPCQVPHPGFMHPGRAGKSAQYGHQLPHYGAALPHAPGYVSVGGSMGMHAGSQWGGTVGGNHTANFAQMGAAMAGPMGGMMGGNAGANFFSSAPAFMMVFGPNGVPQMKPLTQEQVDDGVGKYLIMEAMQNMKPPVPPTSAERRY from the exons ATGGACGGCCACGGTTCGCCGGCGCTGCGACGCGAGTCGAACTTTTTCACCTCCGCCCATGTGCCGAGGGTCCACTGTCACGACAGCGCAGGCGTGTTTGAACAGGCGGTCGGCCCCCCAGCTCTCCCGCAGGCGGATTCCCCCGTCGTGTGTTTGCCCGTCGCTCCTGAGGAAGTCCAGAGAATGGAAGGCGTATGTCAGTCGCCGCCTGTGAGGCCGATGCATCCGCGTTTGCCGGGGAACAAATTCAGGGGGCTGCGAGCGACAGACCCCACGCATGCAGGAAGCTCGCCGTCAGCTGTGAGGCCGCCGACGGCTTCTCTGGGGGTGCTGGACGCGGCCGCCGTgcccgtcgctcctcgcCGCGCGGTGCGAGTGTCCGGCAGCGCGAAGGGTGTCGTAAGCCGCGACGTCGCGGCAGAAAGTGGGCGGACGTCGAGCGCGCTCGCAGGCGGGGTCATTCCGTCCATCAAGTCTCTCTTTGCGTTCGGCACTACCGCAGCCAGCGCGCTGCCGAGATCCAAAGAGGCCGCGCCTGCAGCCGAGAAGCCCAGAGCTGCGGGTCCCCGCGAGGCGCTGCGGATCTACCGGCGCGGCCcgccaggtgtacgtacgcCCCACGAACCGCTGGGGTACGCCGGGGCAGGCGTCCCGAGTCTGTCTCGCGGCCAGCTCGCCTTCAGCCATCTGGTGCAGCAGGCGAACACGCCGGCAGGCGCTCAGCTGCCGTGTCTCCTCACGGCCTCTCGCGGCGCGCTTGCGGAGAGCCAGTTGCGCCAGGGGGCGAAAATCGATGTGAACGGAGGCTCCAGCTGGGTCGACTCGGCAGGAAACTTATGGGCAGTCCCCCTCGTGATGGAGACTTCGCCGGCTGCGCAGCGCCCGCACGACTCACGGGCGGGGCGAATGGCGAGCTCAAAAAGAGTGAGTTTTGCGTCTGGGGTCGAGAAGCgatcgccttcttcgctgatTCACGCGGCGAGTCTGAGGGCCGCGACGCCTGCCCTGGCTGCCGGCACTCTCCCGGCGGGACGCGACGCCTCGCAGATGCCTGAGGCTCAAACTGCGGGCGCTGCGGCGGTCGCGGCGCCTGGCCTCCACGCGCTTCAAGGCGTGGCGCACAGACGCGAAGTTCTGAAGGTCGCGGCTGAGCAGAGCAAGCCAGAAGGACCTCAGGGTGCTCGACCAGGAGGCGTGGCtgttgcgcatgcagttgcgaGTCAGCCTAGAGAGGCACAGATGGCGGCAAGAGTTCAGGGCCTCGAGGCTGCAGCCGGGCCAGAGACCGGGCACATCGTCGGCGGAGGTGAAAGCCACGTTTTGCTCGAGTTCGGGCAGGCGTATCCGGACGGTGTCTTGAAGGCGTGCAAGAAGATCGTCGAAGTGAATCCGGACACAAACCGTGTCGAGACTCGGCTGGTCCACAAACTCATGATTCACGAGAGTCCCGACGTCTTCATCATGCCCGAGCTTCTCACCCCCGCGACATGCGACAAACTCGTCAAGATGTGCCAAGGTCGCTGGCAACCAAGCAAAACCAGTCGAGgacctctgcatgcactcccg AATGAATATTCTTCCGGAGAGAGTTTGTCCCGGACAAGCATGTCGGTGCGCCTCGCTCCTGGGGAGACTCCTGAAGTGGAAAATTTGGAGAACATCGTGGCCGCTTTCGCAGAAATGCCCATCAGCCACCTCGAGCCGCTCGTCGTGGTCAAGTacgaggaaggcgagttCTTCAAGCAACACCACGACGGCCACTTCCGTCGCACAACCATCCTGGTCTACCTAAATG acgtgGCCCACGGAGGCGAGACCGAGTTTCCGCATCTGGGTCTGAAGCTGTCGCCGACGAAGGGCTCCGCAGTGATGTGGCGGAACGTCTTTGAGTCGAATCAAATTGACCCGCGAGTCCTCCATGCAGGGCTGCCGACGCTGGCGGGGCAGAAGTACGTGATCAACTGTTTTTTCAACCAGCGTCCGGTGCGCTTTGCTTCTCCGACGGAAGGCGCAGTCAATGGCAGTCTTCCGCAGTTGCCTAAGTCAGAGCCGCGAGGCCCGGCGTCTCCCACGGGACTTCTTGCCTCGCCCTCCGTGGCTGCTGCGCCTGTGGATCAGCAGAACCGACCCCGCCCAAATCTGGCAGCGTCTGCCGCCGTACCCCAGGCGATTCGGCCGGGACAAAGTCCGATCGTGGAATGTGCGAGAACGATCTCAGCTCCGCGCGCTCCTCAGGTGCACGCGCTCTCCTCTGCGGATCTCCAGAACTCCCAGGTCTCCgtgcagcgcatgcaagccGCTGTCCAGAGAGCCTCCACGTCAGTCACGTACACTTCGGGTGGAGGCAACTGCGCCGCCGTGACAGCTGGCCCTCGTCTGGCTGGCGTGCCCACGACTGGGGCCTGTGCCACAAATAGAGCTCACACGCTACGTGTGATTCCTGAGATGCCCCAGTACCCTCTGGGAGAACCTTGTCAAGTGCCTCACCCTGGCTTCATGCATCCAGGGCGTGCAGGGAAGTCTGCTCAGTATGGGCACCAACTGCCACACTACGGCGCGGCGTTGCCGCACGCGCCAGGGTACGTGTCTGTGGGTGGATCGATGGgaatgcatgcaggctcTCAGTGGGGAGGCACGGTGGGCGGGAATCACACAGCCAATTTCGCGCAAATGGGAGCTGCGATGGCAGGACCGATGGGAGGGATGATGGGAGGGAACGCAGGAGCAAATTTTTTCTCCAGTGCACCTGCTTTTATGATGGTTTTCGGCCCAAATGGCGTGCCGCAGATGAAACCGTTGACGCAGGAGCAGGTGGATGACGGCGTAGGGAAGTATCTGATTATGGAAGCCATGCAAAACATGAAACCCCCCGTCCCGCCAACTTCTGCGGAAAGGCGGTACTGA
- a CDS encoding hypothetical protein (encoded by transcript TGME49_290923) — MSDNGWDECCSFRPPGHHVEYHPPGKGHHWEASLRTRSPYRCCLPHTDGSPRSKVTTEFCRMAERDTMKSVQGCQEQFGSSDTFLVLTAKAQSEARETANRPGTRSATERGQVGLSSGIRSIRSATTDKTEMKKRKPAHREKRARAKRPLVLSPTSSVPTLRIIQLMQLLKDLPYERCASFYCFLWCCEHVQRTGDLTAL, encoded by the exons ATGTCTGACAACGGATGGGATGAATGCTGTTCATTTCGACCACCGGGGCATCATGTGGAATACCATCCGCCAGGTAAAGGCCATCATTGGGAAGCATCTCTTAGGACGAGGTCT CCGTACAGGTGTTGTCTTCCACACACTGATGGTTCGCCGCGCTCGA AGGTCACGACAGAGTTCTGCAGAATGGCTGAGAGAGATACAATGAAGTCTGTCCAGGGGTGCCAAGAACAGTTCGGATCAAGCGACACCTTCTTGGTGCTTACGGCAAAAGCTCAATCCGAAGCTCGGGAAACTGCTAACCGGCCAGGCACGCGGAGCGCTACAGAGCGGGGCCAAGTCGGGCTCTCTTCCGGGATTCGAAGTATAAGAAGTGCCACCACAGACAAAACAGAGATGAAAAAGCGCAAACcggcacacagagagaagcgagctCGCGCCAAAAGGCCATTAGTACTTTCTCCCACGTCCTCAGTTCCCACTCTACGCATTATCCAACTGATGCAGTTGTTGAAAGATTTGCCATACGAACGCTGTGCATCGTTCTACTGCTTTCTTTGGTGCTGTGAACATGTGCAGCGGACCGGGGACCTGACAGCATTATAG
- a CDS encoding hypothetical protein (encoded by transcript TGME49_290925): MHGSYVPSLVSIDGNLKRRTACTTHRSHFLDQSRQYSNTTASNSRVLRVCRSSLFYRVIQVVRCMKVCLKCPVYQTVQTHGLCLRTCGVSNHTKAQHNLHVRRTQVLYVASQQVNVQRTYARLQYHTTEIVLSIQSSPRRRLQLD, from the exons ATGCATGGTTCTTATGTACCATCCCTGGTTTCCATAGATGGTAATTTAAAACGTCGTACGGCGTGCACTACTCACCGGAGCCATTTCTTAGACCAGTCCAGGCAATACTCCAACACGACTGCTTCAAACTCTAGGGTTTTGAGAGTGTGCCGGAGTTCGTTGTTTTACCGTGTGATTCAGGTTGTTCGTTGCATGAAAGTCTGCCTCAAATGCCCTGTGTACCAAACGGTGCAGACCCATGGTTTATGTTTAAGAACGTGCGGTGTGTCGAACCATACGAAAGCGCAACATAATCTACACGTGAGACGTACCCAAGTGTTGTATGTTGCCTCGCAACAGGTCAACGTCCAAAGAACGTACGCGCGGCTGCAGTATCATACCACGGAAATAGTTTTGTCGATTCAG AGCTCCCCTAGGCGTAGGTTGCAGCTTGATTGA
- a CDS encoding Mnd1 family protein (encoded by transcript TGME49_290930) has product MAKSKQTAEDRLRKFHEAVLESQSFFGSKELEKMAEKAGYRAMQAKDAIKELLDENMVKTDKIGSSSVFWELKSEATAQRLLTLEKLMKQKTNLESALNSLRKTFADTKSVSPEEVLRAEKILRQLSELKRQVSEAVANDPEKIQTMIQENAYARDALVRWTDNICCLRQFMKQSFGVSADEVDRRCGIPPDLEDMRKFDL; this is encoded by the exons ATGGCCAAGTCTAAACAGACTGCGGAGGACCGTCTCCGCAAATTCCATGAGGCTGTTCTGGAGTCTCAGTCCTTTTTTGGCTCGAAAGAATTGGAAAAGATGGCCGAGAAAGCAGGCTACAGAGCAATGCAAGCAAAAG ACGCTATAAAAGAGTTGCTTGACGAAAACATGGTCAAAACAGACAAAATAGGATCATCCTCCGTTTTTTG GGAGCTGAAGAGCGAAGCTACGGCGCAAAGGCTGTTGACCTTGGAGAAACTGAT gaaacagaaaacgaattTGGAGAGTGCCTTAAACTCTCTGAGGAAAACCTTTGCTGATACGAAAAGCGTGTCTCCA GAAGAAGTCCTTCGAGCAGAAAAGATATTGCGGCAGCTCTCCGAACTCAAACGACAGGTGTCTGAGGCGGTAGCTAACGATCCAGAGAAGATCCAGACGATGATACAGGAGAACGCGTACGCACGGGACGCGCTTGTCCGATGGACTGATAATATCTGTTGCCTCA GGCAATTTATGAAGCAGAGCTTCGGAGTGTCTGCGGACGAGGTCGACAGACGATGTGGCAT ACCACCCGATCTCGAGGACATGCGGAAATTCGACCTCTGA
- a CDS encoding EMP/nonaspanin domain family protein (encoded by transcript TGME49_290940~Signal peptide predicted by SignalP 2.0 HMM (probability 0.952) with cleavage site probability 0.946 at residue 35~Predicted trans-membrane domain (TMHMM2.0):9-30:291-314:358-381:387-410:424-447:459-482:515-538:542-565:579-602:621-644), producing MEACPAVRAGAFARLICWISLLSSTFLFFLRSVHAYVPGIAPTDYTRGQKVEVQIASLQSVQGVLPVDPYQSNAPFCRPEKIEVEEHNLGQILLADRVKNTPFEVGFLTDASCKVLCKDQPIGDAQRSFLERLVKDNYQYQLIVDQLYALLRHYRADGSSAFTFGTPVGFRKGDEIFIHNHFRLLLYYHSNSDNDGQEVHRIVGFEVVPYSVRHVETPDGAVLCAREAGESGGVLGDSSLPAAPLAEEGFALGDSTKISFTYDVLWQHSNTPWSQRWDAYLKNARDNPIIHWFSIVNSLVVVLLLSGIVAMILLRVLYRDIAKYNELLVDEEEAEETGWKLLHGDVFRKPAHSTVLAALAGSGIQLVGMAFVTVIFAGLGVFSPSYRGSLLQAVLLLWTFMGAAAGYTSARLYKMFKSTNWKMTTIRTALVFPGVVFAVFFLLNLVLWMQRSSAAVSFSALVFLLLLWFGISTPLVFLGAYVGFKQQPISLPVRINKIPRQIPQQPWFMQPVLSCVVGGALPFGAMFTELFFLFSSIWQHRFYYLFGFLFLVLVILCVTCAEISITFVYFQLVCEDYLWWWRSFLCSASSGFYVLLYAVYYYHSRLKLTHATGALIYFGYSFIMAYACFILTGAIGFIASFFFLRKIYGSIKVD from the exons ATGGAGGCTTGCCCCGCTGTGAGGGCCGGGGCGTTTGCCCGTCTCATCTGTTGgatctctctcctttcttcgacttttctcttctttcttcgctctgtccACGCCTACGTACCTGGCATCGCCCCCACT GATTACACGAGAGGTCAGAAAGTAGAAGTTCAAATTGCCTCTCTGCAGTCAGTGCAAGGCGTCCTTCCTGTTGACCCTTACCAGTCCAACGCTCCCTTCTGTCG GCCGGAAAAGATCGAAGTAGAGGAACACAACCTTGGCCAGATTCTCCTTGCAGACAGAGTGAAAAACACTCCGTTTGAG GTCGGCTTTTTAACGGATGCATCCTGCAAGGTCCTCTGCAAAGATCAACCGATTGGAGATGCACAGCGTTCTTTTCTTGAGCGGCTCGTCAAAGACAACTATCAATATCAACT AATTGTAGATCAGCTGTACGCGCTTCTCCGACACTACAGGGCAGATGGGAGCAGCGCCTTTACCTTTGGAACTCCTGTCGGCTTTAGAAAGGGTGATGAAATTTTCATTCACAACcattttcgccttctcctctatTACCACTCCAACAGCGACAATGACGGACAAGAG GTGCACCGGATCGTCGGCTTCGAAGTCGTCCCGTACAGCGTCAGACACGTGGAGACGCCTGACGGCGCGGTGTTGTGCGCGCGGGAGGCTGGCGAGTCGGGGGGCGTCCTGGGCGACTCGTCGCTGCCGGCAGCGCCTCTCGCGGAAGAAGGATTTGCTCTCGGTGACAGCACCAAGATTTCCTTCACTTACGACGTGCTCTGGCAACACAGCAATACGCCGTGGTCGCAGCGCTGGGACGCGTATCTGAAGAACGCGCGCGACAACCCAATCATCCACTGGTTCTCCATTGTGAACAGCCTCGTCGTCGTGCTCCTCCTCAGCGGCATCGTCGCGATGATTCTGCTGCGCGTCCTCTACCGCGACATCGCAAAGTACAACGAACTTCtcgtcgacgaagaagaagcagaagaaacagggtGGAAACTTCTCCATGGAGATGTCTTCCGGAAGCCTGCGCACTCGACTGTTCTCGCTGCGCTCGCGGGCTCCGGCATTCAG CTCGTTGGGATGGCCTTCGTTACGGTCATCTTCGCCGGTctcggcgtcttctccccgtcGTATCGCGGGAGCCTTCTTCAG GCCGTCCTGCTCCTCTGGACCTTCATGGGTGCGGCTGCAGGGTACACCTCTGCGAGGCTCTACAAGATGTTCAAG TCGACGAACTGGAAAATGACAACTATCCGGActgctctcgtcttccctggggttgtcttcgctgtcttcttcttgctcaaCCTTGTTCTGTGGATGCAACGCTCGAGCGCGGCCGTGAGTTTCTCGGctcttgttttcctcctcttgctCTGGTTCGGCATCAGCACGCCTCTCGTGTTCCTG GGAGCATACGTCGGTTTCAAACAACAACCTATTTCTCTACCTGTACGAATCAACAAAATTCCTCGACAGATTCCACAACAGCCGTGGTTCATGCAGCCAGTGCTGTCATGTGTTGTCGGAGGAGCGCTGCCTTTCGG CGCCATGTTCACGGagttgttcttcctcttctcttccatctGGCAACACCGCTTTTACTACCTTTTCG gcTTTCTATTTCTCGTTCTCGTCATTCTATGCGTCACGTGTGCCGAAATCTCCATCACATTTGTATACTTCCAACTTGTCTG CGAAGACTATCTTTGGTGGTGGAGGTCGTTCTTATGTAGCGCTTCGAGTGGATTCTACGTTCTTCTCTACGCTGTCTATTACTACCACTCTCGCCTGAAACTCACGCACGCAACCGGCGCCCTCATCTACTTCGGTTACTCGTTCATCATGGCGTACGCATGCTTCATTCTCACGG GTGCCATCGGCTTTATCGcatcgttcttctttctgcggaAGATCTACGGCTCTATCAAAGTGGACTGA